The Vicia villosa cultivar HV-30 ecotype Madison, WI linkage group LG1, Vvil1.0, whole genome shotgun sequence genome includes a region encoding these proteins:
- the LOC131643227 gene encoding uncharacterized protein LOC131643227 — MPARAEKERLNLLLGSHLTTIHETLQVLDQTPSSSSFDSKVSWEDVLKMADQVSKQATTVGMLWSGDKPESKAIEENMTSYFNNLQGFLLVSHGSMVGAGPTLSSSIHESVKQVVDSSFRLMKETVSLYGSHNEVQKQSVPQLVGVVWEACSALKKTPSSNITAIGRGMTKVAVSVKDVLREMKELKPSSSDDPADTESEQHDDHSSEGELGNDLSPEEMKIAERAIVVVSDTLSVLKELIRSITGLIKMEKPNDNSGFVDSLEKLLQLCQELSQQIDEVGACLYPPHEIPAIEAAMEKIHSIIDGMEVEIGGLQGASDAFLETCNGLKSSMSELVSELSNSSTADIEARVENITLADK; from the exons ATGCCGGCAAGAGCAGAGAAAGAGCGGCTCAACCTTCTCCTAGGTTCCCATCTCACCACCATCCATGAAACCCTACAGGTCCTTGATCAAactccatcttcttcttccttcgaTTCCAAAGTCTCCTGGGAAGACGTCCTTAAGATGGCAGATCAAGTTTCCAAACAAGCTACCACAG TTGGAATGCTGTGGTCCGGAGACAAACCAGAGTCAAAAGCAATCGAGGAAAATATGACATCCTACTTCAACAATCTACAAGGTTTCCTCTTGGTTTCTCATGGGAGCATGGTAGGTGCAGGACCTACCTTGTCCTCCAGTATTCATGAATCTGTCAAGCAAGTTGTTGATTCCAGCTTCAGGTTAATGAAAGAAACTGTCTCTTTATATG GATCCCATAATGAAGTCCAGAAACAATCAGTTCCACAACTGGTAGGTGTTGTATGGGAAGCGTGTTCTGCCCTAAAAAAGACACCTTCATCAAACATTACAGCAATTGGGCGAGGAATGACAAAGGTTGCAGTTTCAGTGAAAGACGTTCTACGCGAGATGAAAGAATTGAAGCCAAGTTCTAGTGATGATCCAGCTGACACGGAGTCTGAACAACACGATGATCATTCTAGTGAAGGTGAACTAGGGAACGACCTATCACCAGAAGAGATGAAAATCGCTGAGAGAGCCATTGTGGTTGTGTCTGACACGCTTTCAGTCCTTAAAGAACTTATCCGCTCTATCACAGGCTTGATTAAGATGGAAAAACCAAATGACAACAGTGGTTTTGTAGATTCACTTGAAAAATTGTTGCAGCTTTGTCAGGAACTTAGCCAACAGATTGATGAGGTTGGAGCTTGCCTCTATCCCCCGCACGAGATTCCTGCCATCGAAGCAGCGATGGAGAAAATTCACAGCATTATTGATGGTATGGAGGTGGAAATAGGAGGACTTCAAGGTGCATCAGACGCATTTCTAGAGACATGCAATGGTTTGAAGAGCTCAATGAGTGAGCTTGTGTCTGAACTAAGTAACTCTAGTACTGCTGATATAGAAGCCAGAGTGGAAAATATAACGTTAGCTGATAAGTAG
- the LOC131643233 gene encoding sec-independent protein translocase protein TATC, chloroplastic has translation MGLGTTTVPTNILPQFGLLRTHLNPIRVNNSSGFSYPLSRRKNKSFDKLVCFAVDDEIREKQQQQLSSSSNRLGSAIEERPDTLDGISEDALENFKDDGERSAIYDFLYPSKELLPDDKEMSIFDHLEELRERIFISVLGVGGSILGCFAFSKDLVKILEAPVKSEGVRFLQLAPGEFFFTTLKVSGYCGLLLGSPIILYEIIAFIIPGLTKEERKFLGPIVLGSSVLFYAGITFSYLVLVPAALNFFVNYAEGAVESLWSIDQYFEFVLVLMFSTGLSFQVPIIQLLLGQLGLVSGDKMLSVWRYVVVGAVVAAAIVTPSTDPLTQVLLAAPLLGLYLGGAWMVKLAGR, from the exons ATGGGTTTGGGAACCACCACTGTTCCTACGAACATTCTTCCTCAATTCGGGTTGCTCCGAACCCATTTAAACCCTATTCGGGTCAACAATTCTTCCGGGTTCAGCTACCCTCTCTCTCGAAGGAAGAATAAGAGTTTTGATAAACTCGTTTGCTTCGCCGTTGATGACGAAATCAGAGAGAAGCAACAACAACAGTTGAGTTCTAGTTCGAATAGACTTGGCTCCGCCATTGAAGAAAGACCAG ATACGCTTGATGGTATAAGTGAAGATGCATTGGAAAATTTTAAGGATGATGGGGAAAGAAGTGCTATCTATGATTTTCTTTATCCTAGTAAAGAGCTTCTACCCGATGATAAAGAGATGAGCATATTCGATCACCTTGAAGAGCTACGAGAGAGAATCTTTATTTCAGTTCTTGGAGTCGGAGGAAGCATTTTGGGATGCTTTGCGTTTTCAAAAGATTTGGTAAAGATTCTCGAAGCTCCTGTTAAATCAGAGGGTGTCCGATTTCTTCAGCTAGCTCCCGGTGAATTTTTCTTCACCACTTTAAAG GTGTCGGGATATTGTGGCCTCCTCTTGGGAAGTCCCATCATTCTCTACGAAATCATAGCCTTTATAATTCCGGGACTAACGAAAGAAGAAAGAAAGTTTCTAGGACCGATTGTTTTAGGCTCATCAGTTCTTTTCTATGCCGGAATAACCTTCTCCTACTTAGTTCTAGTACCTGCGGCATTAAATTTCTTTGTCAATTACGCTGAAGGTGCTGTTGAATCACTGTGGTCCATCGATCAATACTTTGAGTTTGTTCTGGTTCTTATGTTCAGTACAGGGTTGTCTTTCCAG GTGCCTATTATACAACTTCTATTGGGACAACTTGGATTGGTATCTGGAGACAAGATGCTATCGGTTTGGAGGTATGTTGTAGTCGGCGCAGTTGTGGCAGCTGCTATAGTTACGCCATCCACAGATCCTCTCACCCAAGTTCTTCTTGCGGCGCCGTTATTAGGCCTCTACCTGGGTGGTGCATGGATGGTCAAACTCGCTGGACGATAA